CTGAAAACCTGTATGAAGCGAGACTGGAAGCGTTTTCCCAGAAGTTCAGGGAAGGTATGCGCATCGAGGTTGTACCCCATTGCCCGGGTTCGGTGTCCGAAAAAGACAAAGGCGATGAATATGCCCACGAATATGTTCAGGAAGGTGAGCCAGAGGAGGCTCAGTCCAAAAAGGGCTGCCGTTCCCCCAAAACCGACAATGGCAGAGGTGCTGATGAATGTCGCTCCATAGGACATGGCCATGATGTAGGGATGGGCTTCTCGTCCGGCAAGGAGGTAATCGGTTGTCGTTTTCGTCTTCCGATAGGCCACGTACCCAAGGTAGCCGGTAATGAGGAGGTACACGAGGGTTGCAAGGATGAGCGCAAGGCGGTACATGTTCCCCCTCCTATTCTTCTAATGCCTCTTCTTCCTTTTCCCATTTGATGACTTTTTCTACCTGCACTTCCTCTCCACCGCGATTCCAGTTGAGAAGGCCGTAGACCATGCAGAGAACGGTACTCCCTGTGCAGAGAAGGCACACGAGAACAATTGAGAAGTCGTGGAGCCCAAGCATATTCTCCCCCCCTTTGAAGAAGTTGGCACAATTGTACCAAGAAGATTGCTGCTTGCGAACTCCTGATAGTATATAATTACGGGTTGTTGAGTGACTCAGGAGGAGAGAAATGGGAGAAGAGGTTGTAGCCTTTCGAGGTATCACCAAGCGTTTCCCCCCGGACATTCTGGCAAACGACAACGTAACCTTTGGAGTTGAGAAGGGCACAGTTCATGTTGTTCTCGGAGAAAACGGGGCAGGAAAAACGACCCTCATGAACATTCTCTACGGCATTTACCAGCCAGATGAGGGATCTATCCTTCTTCGGGGAAAGGAAGTACGCATTTCGTCCCCTCGGAAAGCTATAGAGCTTGGCATCGGGATGGTTCACCAGCATTTCCGCTTGGTTCTTGCCCACAGGGTCTGGGAAAACATTGTGCTTGGGTTTCCTCGTATACCTCACCTTTTCCCTGCCACGAGAGCGCGAGAAATGATTTGGAGTCTTTCCAGAGAGTACGGTCTTGATGTAGACCCGGATGCGTACGTGTGGCAGCTCTCTGCAGGGGAGCAGCAGAGGGTAGAAATCCTCAAGGCTCTCCTCCGGAGAGCAGAGATTCTCATTCTTGATGAGCCCACTTCAGTACTCACCCCTAAGGACGCAGAGAAGCTTTTCTCCGTTCTGCGAAGAATGAAAGACGAGGGGAGAACCTGTATTTTTATCACGCACAAGTTTAGCGAGATCGGGGAGATAGGAGACCGCATTACCGTGCTTCGGAAGGGGAAAGTTGTTGGAACGGTTGAGAAGGGGGCAGTTGATTTTGAAACTTTGGCCACAATGATGGTTGGAGAGAAGGTGACTCTCTCCCTTGAGAAGACGTTGTTGAACCCGGGTGAAGTTCTCCTCAGGGTTGAGGACCTTTGGGTGCTCGATGACCGGGGCTTTCCTGGGGTACGGGGGATTTCCTTTGCGGTACGAGAAGGAGAAATTGTAGGTGTTGCAGGGGTTATTGGTAATGGTCAGCGAGAACTTGCTGAAGCCCTTGCAGGGCTCCGTTCCCCTCTGCGAGGACGCATACTCCTTGGGGGAATCGATCTCACCGGATCCTCGCCGAAGAGAATCCGAGAAGCTGGTCTTGGTTACGTTCCGGAGGACCGACGAATGGCCCTGGTGGGGGAACTGGCGGTCTCGGAGAATCTGGTGCTCCGAAATTACCGGGAGGCTCCTTTTCGTCGGGGAATTTTCCTTGACTGGAAGCGTGTCCAGGCACACGCAGAAGAAACGATAGCAGCCTACAAAATTGTACCTTCATCACCTCGCCTTCCTGTACGTTTGCTCTCTGGTGGCAACAGGCAGCGGGTTGCTCTCGCTCAGGCTCTGGTTTCTCGTCCTCGGGTGCTTGTTGTTGCAAATCCCACAGCGGGTCTTGATATCCTTGCTACAGACTTTATCCACCGTCTTCTTTTGTCTCTCCAGAGGGAGGGCATCGGAATTCTTCTCATTTCCGGGGATCTCGATGAGATTTTGGCTCTCTCCGATAGGGTGCTGGTTCTCTACAAGGGTTCGATTGTGGGTGAAAAAAGGCGACCAGAAGGCGGGTGGACGGAGGAGGATCGAAAGGAAATCGGAATGATGATGGGAGGGGTTTCCGAGGAGCATCTCGTGATGAGTAGATGAAAAGGTTCAGGTTTCAGATTGTACAGCACATCGAGCCCTCTTTTGGGATGGTTTTCTTTGTCTCCGTGGGTTCTGTTGTTTTCGCATTCTTGGTGAGTGGTCTTCTCTTCTCCTTCCTCGGGATTTCCCCTCTTGCCGCGTACCGGGTATTCCTGAACGGAGCTTTTGGCAGCCTCTACGCTCTTTCTGAGACCGTCAAACGGATGATTCCCTTGGCTCTCATTGGAGCGGGCCTTTCGGTCTCCTTTCAAGCCTCGGTGTGGAACATTGGTGCCGAGGGACAGATGCTCGTTGGAGCCATTGTGGGAGCCTGGGTTGCGCTCTTTTCCCCTGTACCCCCCTTTCTCCTTCTCCCGGTGATGTTTGCCCTTGGGTTCCTGGGAGGAGCTTTGTGGGGACTCTTTGCCGCGTGGTGTAGGAACAAACTCGCCATCAACGAAATCATCACGACCCTTATGCTCAATTACGTTGCTGCAAACCTTGTCCTCTACCTCATCCTTGGTCCCTGGAAGGGGAAGACGGTTCGAGGTTTCGCCTATACCGACCCTTTTCCAAAAGAGGCCTGGCTTGCTACTCTTGGTACGACCCGCGTGCCTTTAACGACGCTTCTTCTTGCTATTCTTGCGGCTTTCCTCTGCTACTTCCTCCTCACTAAGACTGTTTTTGGCTTTGAGCTTCGGGTGGCGGGAAGGGGTGAGAAGGCAGCTTACCTTGCCGGAATCGATACCCAGCGTGTCGTGTCTTTAGTCATGTTCCTCTCAGGGGGACTTGCGGGGATTGCCGGAGTGGGCGAGGTGAGTGGCATTCACCACATGCTCCGCCATCCCGCCCACATTTCCCTGGGGTATGGGTTTACGGGGGTCATCGTTGCCTGGATTGCCCGGGCTAATCCTCTCGGGACTCTTGCCGGTGCCTTCCTCTTTGGGGCATTGATGTCTGGAGGAGATGCCTTGAAAGTCTCGTTTGGGATTCCGTTCCAGATGATATACATCCTGAATGGGCTTGTGCTCCTTTTCCTTATTGCTTCCGAACGACTTCTCTACTACCGCATTACTTTGCAGCGTACACCTTGGGGTGAGGAAGAAGATGTCCACAATGGGGTTGTGGATTAGCGGAATCATTGGGAGAACACTGGCGTACAGTGTACCCCTTCTTCTTGCAACTCTTGGAGAGATTTATGTGGAACGTTCCGGAATTCTGAATCTCGGAGTGGAAGGCATGATGTCTCTTGGTGCTTTTACGGCTTTTGCAGTGACGCTCTCTTCTTCCAATCCTTGGCTTGGAGTTATTGCAGGGGGAACGGTTGCAGGATGTGCGGCTCTGCTCCATGCCTTTTGCAGTGTTACCCTTCGGGCAAATCAGGTGGTTTCGGGCTTGAGCTTGGGGATGCTGGGAATGGGTATTTCCGGTGTTCTTGGGCGGAATTTTGAAGGCAAGGTACTGGCGGCGACACTCCCTGTGTACCGGATACCGTTTCTTTCGAATCTCCCCGGTTTTGAAAAGCACAACGTCTTTGTGTACGTGGCCTTGGGACTTTCGATTCTCCTCTGGTTTATCCTCTTTTGGACTCGCTGGGGAATCGTAATCCGTTCCGTCGGCGAAAACCCCGCTGCCTGTGACGCTATGGGCATCAGTGTTTCTGTGGTAAGGTACGTTTGCGTTGCCTTTGGGGGTGTTCTCGCAGGCCTTGCAGGAGCATATCTTTCCTTAGGGTATCGACCGTCCTGGTCATATGGAATGACCGCTGGCATGGGCTGGCTCGCCATTGCTCTAACCATTTTTGCCTTCTGGAATCCTCTCTGGGGTATGGTGGGAGCCTACCTTTTCGGCGTGCTGTACCAGCTCTCTTTCCCTCTCCAGGCTCGTGTCGCCCCAGAACTTTTGAATACTCTTCCGTATCTCTTCCCCCTTGTTGCCCTGAGTCTTGTGTCTCGTCTTGCAGCACGGAGGCGAGTGGGACCCCCAGCTTCCTTAGGGGTACCTTATAGGAGAGAGTAGTTCAGAATGCGGAGGTGGTAGTATGCGGAAGTTCATGGTCCTTTTTCTCCTCTTGGTGCTTCTTCTGCCTGTAACTCTTGTGCATGCGGAAGAGGCCAAGCTCAAGGTTGGGTTCATCTATGTCGGACCCATTGGGGACTTCGGGTGGAGTTACGCTCACGACCAGGCTCGACAGATCGTCGAAGCCACTTATCCCTGGATTGAAACGGTATACGTTGAGGCTGTTCCCGAAGGAGAGGTCGAAGGAGTTATCGACCGCCTTATCAACCAGGAGGGAGTTGATGTCGTCGTTACCACGAGTTTTGGTTTCATGGACGGGACGTTTTCTGCAGCCCAGCGGTATCCGGACAAAATCTTCTTCCACTGCTCCGGGTTTAAGAGAGCCCCGAATATGGCTACCTACATGGCGGACTTCCATCAGGTGTACTATCTGAACGGTATCATCGCTGGTGCCTTAACGAAGACCAATAAGCTCGGCTATGTTGGTGCCTTCCCGATTCCAGAACTCAAGCGTCATATCAATGCTTTTACCTTAGGTGCCCGACGGGTCAATCCTAACGCTGAGGTTTCGGTACGCTGGTTGCAGACCTCTTGGTACGATCCTGCAGGAGCCAAGGAAGCTGCAGAGTCTCTCATTGCTGAGGGAGCCGATGTTCTGGCCTTTACCGAGGATTCTCCCACGGTGGTCCAGGTTGCTGCCGAGCATGGCCTTCCAAGCTTCGGGCACTATTCTCCAATGTACAAATTTGCTCCTAACTTCGTCGCCTCGGGACAGCTCGTGCACTGGGAAGCCATCTACCTTGACTTTTTTGCCAAAGTTTACGCTGGCCTGTACACCCCAAAGAACCTCGAGAATGTTGACTACTGGTGGCTCTTGCGCGAAGGGGCTGTGGAACTCGGAGCCGATTTTGGGATGCCGATAAACCCCGTTTTTGAGGACCAGCTGAAATCCACGGTTGTGAACGATCCGGTTTACGGGGAAATCAGCGTTTACGACCTCGTTTTCGCCCTCCTTAAGGATATGGCCGACCCTGAGTACGC
This portion of the Candidatus Caldatribacterium sp. genome encodes:
- a CDS encoding ABC transporter ATP-binding protein, coding for MGEEVVAFRGITKRFPPDILANDNVTFGVEKGTVHVVLGENGAGKTTLMNILYGIYQPDEGSILLRGKEVRISSPRKAIELGIGMVHQHFRLVLAHRVWENIVLGFPRIPHLFPATRAREMIWSLSREYGLDVDPDAYVWQLSAGEQQRVEILKALLRRAEILILDEPTSVLTPKDAEKLFSVLRRMKDEGRTCIFITHKFSEIGEIGDRITVLRKGKVVGTVEKGAVDFETLATMMVGEKVTLSLEKTLLNPGEVLLRVEDLWVLDDRGFPGVRGISFAVREGEIVGVAGVIGNGQRELAEALAGLRSPLRGRILLGGIDLTGSSPKRIREAGLGYVPEDRRMALVGELAVSENLVLRNYREAPFRRGIFLDWKRVQAHAEETIAAYKIVPSSPRLPVRLLSGGNRQRVALAQALVSRPRVLVVANPTAGLDILATDFIHRLLLSLQREGIGILLISGDLDEILALSDRVLVLYKGSIVGEKRRPEGGWTEEDRKEIGMMMGGVSEEHLVMSR
- a CDS encoding ABC transporter permease codes for the protein MVFFVSVGSVVFAFLVSGLLFSFLGISPLAAYRVFLNGAFGSLYALSETVKRMIPLALIGAGLSVSFQASVWNIGAEGQMLVGAIVGAWVALFSPVPPFLLLPVMFALGFLGGALWGLFAAWCRNKLAINEIITTLMLNYVAANLVLYLILGPWKGKTVRGFAYTDPFPKEAWLATLGTTRVPLTTLLLAILAAFLCYFLLTKTVFGFELRVAGRGEKAAYLAGIDTQRVVSLVMFLSGGLAGIAGVGEVSGIHHMLRHPAHISLGYGFTGVIVAWIARANPLGTLAGAFLFGALMSGGDALKVSFGIPFQMIYILNGLVLLFLIASERLLYYRITLQRTPWGEEEDVHNGVVD
- a CDS encoding ABC transporter permease, which produces MGLWISGIIGRTLAYSVPLLLATLGEIYVERSGILNLGVEGMMSLGAFTAFAVTLSSSNPWLGVIAGGTVAGCAALLHAFCSVTLRANQVVSGLSLGMLGMGISGVLGRNFEGKVLAATLPVYRIPFLSNLPGFEKHNVFVYVALGLSILLWFILFWTRWGIVIRSVGENPAACDAMGISVSVVRYVCVAFGGVLAGLAGAYLSLGYRPSWSYGMTAGMGWLAIALTIFAFWNPLWGMVGAYLFGVLYQLSFPLQARVAPELLNTLPYLFPLVALSLVSRLAARRRVGPPASLGVPYRRE
- a CDS encoding BMP family ABC transporter substrate-binding protein gives rise to the protein MRKFMVLFLLLVLLLPVTLVHAEEAKLKVGFIYVGPIGDFGWSYAHDQARQIVEATYPWIETVYVEAVPEGEVEGVIDRLINQEGVDVVVTTSFGFMDGTFSAAQRYPDKIFFHCSGFKRAPNMATYMADFHQVYYLNGIIAGALTKTNKLGYVGAFPIPELKRHINAFTLGARRVNPNAEVSVRWLQTSWYDPAGAKEAAESLIAEGADVLAFTEDSPTVVQVAAEHGLPSFGHYSPMYKFAPNFVASGQLVHWEAIYLDFFAKVYAGLYTPKNLENVDYWWLLREGAVELGADFGMPINPVFEDQLKSTVVNDPVYGEISVYDLVFALLKDMADPEYAFSPFTGPIRDRKGNLRVPQGVRLTMDELITMEWAVGGVVGPWPGEPE